GGCTACATGTAATGGGCGGAGTAATTATGAATGTATGCTTCTTGATCTGAAATATTGTGTCTTTATAAGGGTTAAGAGATTGTGACATTATATGGTGATCAAATATAGGTACAGGTAATGTCCGCTATAATGGCaatgtgtctgtctgttgttCTGGATTGCCATTCACAAAAGCGGcaatatttgtctgattggAGGAAATAAAACGCATTTGCTGAATTATGCTGTGTATTATTGGTATTTCAGCTCCCTTGTTTACATAAGATCTGATCTTTACCACGCCCCAAAGTCAATTTATGATTTCATGTGAGCAGGTGCCCGCCGTCTACTGCAATGACTGAGCCGGTTGTCATAGCTGCTTTTTCACTAAGTAGGAACATGACCATATTGGCGACATCATCGACCTctaaaaggaaaaaataaattgtttaaataataaataaataaatttaaatattgttcAATTCTTATTAATCATACTGTGTAATCCCATGATTTCTTGCATTTGACTGCACAGTGTGACAGTGTTCAATGTTTCATGTCTATACCGTAATTGATAATAAGCCTAAACTACTCTCATATATAGATGAATGCTTATGCGCAAAACCCAATACGCAAGCAAAGAATGGATTCAGTCCTCTAAATCACGTCAAGACAACGTTAGGGAAAACTGTAGACACATGTGGACATACCTGCAAAACGACCGACAGGAATCCGGGGTAGGACAGCTTTACAAAATGTCGGGTCAGACATTGCTTCCATCGTCATAGGAGTATACGTAAACGTTGGACTTACGCAGTTAACCCGTATCTGTTAGAACAGAGAAGATCAGTAAGAACAGTTAAACAAGTGACCTGTCCGTCGGTGATAAAATCTGGTCAAAATCTATCTGTCCAATTTGTCGTTGAATCTGAGTTCCACGTCAGTACAGTGATTTTAGTTCTGAATGTTACAGGTGGACACATCGTGATTTAACCTAGGGGTTATAGCTTTGATGATGGGACACAGTTCgataatatatttgtttttaaagttgATTGTATAGATGCACCCAGTGACCCCACCTATCCTCACCACAGAGTGTAAGTGCAAATTGTATCTGGTTGCCTTGTACTATACCAAACCCAAATAATACGTCCAACATCCTTctgtatctgtatatatgtaccctaCCACATTTCTCTTTCCTCTGCTTCCAGCTGTGTCTTTCAAAGCAATATTGTGGTCGTGGTATCACTGATGGCACCTGTTCTGATACtggtaaattacatgtagccaCAGAGGCTGATTTGTTCTATTTTATCCTGTTAACTTTCTGTCTATCCTGTCTGCATCGTAGTGATCTGTACTCGCttaatttcataaaacttcTTTAATCCGTTTTCTCTAACTTTGTTTTCTGAAGTCACTTCCTCTGTGATATAAAGCTTTAGATCACTGTGCATTTCGAGAAATGTCACAAGATTTTGTTACTAAGTGAAATTAAGATCTGATAACTTCGCTTACTAAgtggttttaaaatttgtctaCTTATTTAAATGGTTCTTATACACGCTCaatatttataagaaaaaaacgCCCGTAATACTTGAGCACATGTGTCGTGCATTGTCTCTTTGGCATTTCGATAAAGtgatataaaaatacaatatacaagtGTGTTATCAACAGGCCCAATATCACCCCCTGTTTCATTGGATGAACATAAGAAATGCAGCGTTTATACCTTATTTGGTGCTAGTTCTAGAGCCATAGCTTTTGTCAGCATTTCCACTGCAGCTTTCGTGGTACTGTAGATGGCAGACCCGACGCACACTCTTTGACCATAAATACTGGACAGATTAACTATTGCTCCGCCTTCTCGTTTCATCATACCTTTCACTATGACCTGAAAAGACAGTTACATAAATCCCTTATGATTCGCCATAAAAGGGAATGGACAATCGCATGTTTTATATCGTTGCaattaatttataatgtttGCAGCATATTTTCAGACAGTCATTATCAAATGTTGGATGGCTTCCAATAGTTTGTTATGGGCATGGACGTGACACTGGTGCATTTAAATTGTGATTATTGTGCCTTATATTCGTTTCGGGGCTTCTGTGATTGAGGGGCTAGCAAGCAGAATTGCCCATGGGCCTCTCATAAATGTGGTCACTGAGTAtagctcttgctggctttttctccggtagacagcttttatacagaccagcatgtcatgtgtcaCCAgcaacatcatagatggcgcctcttgtagtatgagatccttacatattaacgggaaagacgtaatcgtccgttacttgtgaatcacaatctgttcagTTAAGGTCTGTaatgctcgtcattttcgaactgtatctaatatcgcgtaacctggggctaggggctgtaaaggcagccattctcattacatctgcatcatgcctttatgaacagttgcagtcaaagtacgactgagataccttgttatttgacctggaactcattcatggactacgaattcgaactttgatatggaattcatgcctggaatatccactgtctgcccggcatcattgaaaactgacgaccgcttctcttttgtgtgttaccggctttatttcttatttgtgtaatttcttacatacctttgtctttgggagttagtgttaagcgttgttttggaaatggatcttgcgattatcgactagAAATGCCCTTTttggactacgaatggtatacgaatgtcggacatgacacTTATATTTACACGGAAAGGTCTTTCatcagcctgcgaatggtcacgagtttccccagggctcgGCCCgtttgcctcccaccataatgttggccgtcgtcatacatgtgaaatattcttgaatacactgttcaaatcaaatttctttCAGTAGCAATTCTAAGTTAACATAGGTAACATATAATGagatagaaaaaaacaaacttataATTATTCTGTAAGCAACGTTTTGATATAGAATATAATACCGTTATCAGGTATAATCATCAACAAATAACAACTATGGATATTTAAAGAGAAGACTTATTCAGAAATGGTAACTGTGAGAAAGATTACAAACAACAGATTAACGAAATAAACAACCAACAGGCTTAGGTGTGGATCGAGTAGCGTGTATCAGCCGAAATAAGATCACTGGATCTAGGCCGTGTGAGTGGAGAGTCATGTTTTCGTATTTCCATACCTTGGTATTTCTATACTTGTATGTCGTATTTCTATACTTGTATAtggtttcctttttttgttggtggttaaatttgttttcaatgGTTCGACGCTTGACCAGTCTGTTGCAGTGCGGGAATTCAACTTTGCATGATCCGAGATAGCAGATTTCGA
Above is a window of Liolophura sinensis isolate JHLJ2023 chromosome 7, CUHK_Ljap_v2, whole genome shotgun sequence DNA encoding:
- the LOC135471487 gene encoding L-xylulose reductase-like, whose product is MTMEVRFDGKRALVTGAGKGIGRQVAIALSEAGAETVALSRTQGDLDTLKQKYPRMKTVCVDLADWDTTRSCVEDAGFIDILVNNAGVGSVGQFVDVPKEEVDRVLDIDLKAIINVSQVIVKGMMKREGGAIVNLSSIYGQRVCVGSAIYSTTKAAVEMLTKAMALELAPNKIRVNCVSPTFTYTPMTMEAMSDPTFCKAVLPRIPVGRFAEVDDVANMVMFLLSEKAAMTTGSVIAVDGGHLLT